From the genome of Arthrobacter alpinus, one region includes:
- a CDS encoding ABC transporter substrate-binding protein, which produces MTKNPLRFMLLAGGLALSLGMTGCGLDSTSASGDDAGSKESGSLTIYTARDKGLATEVVADFEKANPKYAGKVQLLTLGAQEALERVKAEKANPQGDIWWGGTQQQMQQGATEGVFSPAPQDVIDAVPAAQRDPNGLWVGEMKLAEVIFYNHDMMTAEQAPKDWDDLIAPEMKDKIAIRDVLASGTMRSIYASMIDRKYDGAGSAEAGYDWLRKLDANTKVYAANPTDLYLRITRQEAAATAWNLQDIMLQIEKQKAPFTPVVPTSGAPMLIDGVAKIKGGPSSAGADAFLTFLVGQDEQSKLAEKYFQIPTISLASEPSWLADLDLKEMDVNWDRVNKNEPEWSKYWAENIKNQG; this is translated from the coding sequence ATGACGAAAAATCCACTGCGATTCATGTTGCTTGCCGGCGGGCTCGCACTTAGCCTGGGCATGACAGGCTGCGGTCTCGACTCAACCTCAGCCTCCGGCGACGATGCCGGCTCCAAGGAATCTGGCTCACTGACTATCTACACCGCACGCGATAAAGGCCTAGCTACGGAAGTAGTGGCCGATTTTGAAAAAGCTAACCCTAAATATGCTGGCAAAGTGCAGCTACTAACCCTGGGCGCGCAGGAAGCCTTGGAGCGTGTCAAGGCCGAGAAAGCGAACCCGCAGGGCGATATCTGGTGGGGTGGCACTCAGCAGCAAATGCAGCAGGGCGCTACTGAAGGCGTCTTCTCCCCCGCGCCCCAGGATGTCATCGACGCTGTGCCCGCCGCGCAGCGTGACCCTAATGGTCTCTGGGTCGGTGAAATGAAACTTGCTGAAGTTATTTTCTACAACCATGACATGATGACCGCCGAGCAGGCGCCGAAGGACTGGGATGATCTGATCGCTCCAGAGATGAAGGACAAAATCGCTATCCGCGACGTCCTCGCCTCCGGAACCATGCGCAGCATTTATGCATCCATGATCGACAGGAAGTACGACGGCGCCGGAAGTGCGGAGGCAGGCTACGACTGGCTGCGTAAGCTTGATGCCAACACCAAGGTCTACGCCGCCAACCCCACCGATCTGTACCTGCGCATCACTCGTCAGGAGGCTGCGGCCACAGCCTGGAACCTTCAAGACATCATGTTGCAGATCGAAAAGCAGAAGGCTCCCTTCACTCCAGTGGTGCCCACTTCAGGTGCTCCGATGTTGATTGACGGCGTAGCCAAGATCAAGGGCGGCCCTTCCTCAGCCGGCGCGGATGCCTTCCTTACCTTCTTGGTTGGCCAGGACGAGCAGAGCAAGCTTGCCGAGAAGTACTTCCAAATCCCGACGATCTCCTTGGCATCTGAGCCCTCATGGTTGGCTGACCTGGACCTAAAGGAAATGGATGTGAACTGGGATCGTGTGAACAAGAACGAGCCCGAGTGGAGCAAGTACTGGGCAGAGAACATTAAGAACCAAGGCTAG
- a CDS encoding ROK family protein, translating to MAQLTGYSPSTVTGIVQDLSDAGYLRELGQQESTGGRRRTLFELNRSSVTVAVVGFSASRVWCSLVDLDGLRLDFQEHDFDPTHPVESIATSVTEVHGRAQIRPVHIVIALPGVVTSDGSLALAPAFGPMAHLRLAEELEAKTGLPTTVENDVNLIALGERCSGAGNGVDNLVLIHVDDGIGATIIANGEVLEGASRSAGEIGFLPQSLQAKPQGEHGDYETRWNAQGIQKLGAQNGLRLPSEDVIGSLCQSSQPQAAELLAEVLQAWAFAAIVCVCIVNPSRVIFSGHAVHLGETARDELREMVQRSAPSSADVVFAELGSTGILHGAIAKVLKAPETLFTEAAS from the coding sequence TTGGCACAGTTGACCGGCTACAGCCCCTCAACTGTGACAGGCATTGTGCAGGACCTTAGTGATGCCGGCTACCTCCGGGAACTGGGCCAGCAGGAATCCACCGGAGGACGCCGCAGGACTTTGTTTGAGCTCAACCGCTCCTCCGTGACTGTGGCAGTCGTTGGATTTTCCGCTTCACGGGTCTGGTGCTCATTGGTCGACCTCGACGGCCTGCGGCTGGATTTCCAGGAACATGATTTTGATCCGACACACCCGGTGGAAAGCATTGCCACATCAGTCACCGAAGTGCATGGACGGGCTCAAATCCGACCTGTCCACATCGTCATTGCCCTCCCGGGTGTGGTGACCAGCGACGGTTCCCTTGCCTTGGCCCCTGCGTTTGGTCCGATGGCCCACCTCCGTCTGGCTGAAGAACTTGAGGCCAAAACGGGACTACCCACAACCGTGGAAAATGATGTCAACCTGATCGCTTTAGGTGAACGTTGCTCTGGCGCAGGAAACGGCGTGGATAACTTGGTGTTGATCCACGTGGATGACGGTATCGGTGCAACCATCATTGCCAACGGCGAGGTCCTCGAAGGGGCCAGCCGCTCTGCAGGGGAAATTGGTTTCCTGCCGCAAAGTCTGCAAGCCAAGCCGCAAGGGGAACACGGCGATTATGAAACCCGCTGGAACGCCCAGGGAATCCAAAAGCTGGGCGCCCAAAACGGTCTACGCTTGCCCAGCGAAGACGTCATTGGATCCCTGTGCCAATCTTCGCAACCACAAGCCGCCGAGCTACTTGCTGAAGTACTCCAAGCCTGGGCCTTTGCCGCCATCGTGTGCGTCTGCATCGTCAACCCCTCCCGTGTCATCTTTTCCGGTCACGCCGTGCACTTGGGCGAAACTGCCCGTGATGAACTGCGTGAAATGGTGCAGCGATCCGCACCCTCCTCCGCCGACGTCGTCTTCGCGGAACTTGGCAGTACCGGGATCCTGCACGGTGCCATTGCCAAAGTTCTGAAGGCACCTGAAACCTTGTTTACCGAAGCTGCGAGCTAA
- a CDS encoding phospholipase D-like domain-containing protein — translation MNESLPEPVVDVIRKTVGRSLLAFAAVQGAVIGGLVVLDMVKKKGRSKRKGFPHPGIFDRTVADTDITTYTFGADLYRDMLQAIHEAKDCILIETYIWKNDETGQQFKNAINDAAGRGVKVFIIYDGFANLVVPSSFFQFHPDIRVHRFPVLRTSMLTQTLRSTGLDHRKLLIVDGQIGFVGGYNIGSLYATEWRDTHLRLVGPSVWDLRQAFVNVWNENASGTTPEVPHTTPEVWEPRIRAVNNIPANLVYPIRGVYLDAITRATHHIYVTMAYFIPDQQILRALQAASRRGVDVRIILPRDSNHVLSDWLSRGFYRSLLEDGVTILLYRDAMIHAKTATIDGSWSTVGSANIDRLSLTGNYEINLEIHDEGFASDMQKIFEFDSRNCEELTIAEWQQRSPLARFSETVLIPLRPLL, via the coding sequence ATGAACGAATCGTTGCCGGAGCCCGTAGTTGACGTCATCCGAAAGACCGTGGGCCGCTCGCTGTTGGCGTTCGCCGCAGTTCAGGGTGCAGTGATCGGGGGCCTTGTCGTCCTAGACATGGTCAAAAAGAAGGGTCGGAGCAAGCGCAAGGGCTTCCCTCACCCGGGCATTTTTGACAGGACAGTCGCTGATACTGATATTACGACCTACACCTTTGGCGCGGACCTGTACCGTGACATGCTCCAAGCTATCCACGAAGCAAAAGACTGCATCCTGATAGAAACTTACATCTGGAAAAATGATGAAACCGGTCAACAGTTCAAGAACGCCATCAACGATGCGGCTGGGCGTGGCGTCAAGGTTTTCATCATTTACGACGGATTCGCGAACCTGGTTGTGCCGTCCTCTTTCTTCCAGTTCCATCCGGACATCCGCGTCCACCGCTTCCCCGTGCTGCGCACCTCGATGCTCACTCAAACCCTGCGCAGCACCGGACTGGACCACCGCAAGCTCCTGATCGTGGATGGACAGATTGGTTTCGTGGGCGGCTACAACATCGGGTCCCTGTACGCCACGGAATGGCGAGACACGCATCTGCGGCTGGTGGGCCCGTCCGTCTGGGATCTGCGCCAGGCGTTCGTGAACGTCTGGAACGAAAACGCGTCCGGAACCACACCTGAAGTTCCCCACACCACACCGGAGGTTTGGGAACCGCGGATCCGTGCGGTCAACAACATTCCGGCAAACCTTGTCTACCCGATCCGCGGCGTCTACCTGGACGCAATCACCCGCGCCACCCATCACATTTATGTCACCATGGCCTACTTCATCCCGGACCAGCAAATCCTGCGGGCATTGCAGGCTGCCAGCAGGCGAGGCGTTGACGTGCGCATTATTCTTCCTAGGGATTCAAACCACGTCCTCTCCGACTGGCTCTCCCGCGGGTTTTACCGCTCCCTACTCGAGGACGGGGTGACCATACTCCTCTACCGTGACGCGATGATTCACGCCAAAACGGCCACCATAGACGGGAGCTGGTCAACGGTGGGCAGCGCCAATATCGATAGGCTGAGCCTAACTGGGAACTATGAAATCAATCTCGAAATTCACGATGAAGGTTTCGCCTCAGATATGCAGAAGATATTCGAATTCGACAGCCGGAACTGCGAGGAACTGACGATCGCGGAATGGCAGCAGCGTTCGCCGCTTGCCCGGTTCAGCGAAACCGTCCTGATTCCTCTCCGGCCCCTCCTCTAG
- a CDS encoding TetR/AcrR family transcriptional regulator: MEVDTEPMGEMDWRNFEQDSLPPLLRCAVKTFVAHGYHGTSTRTLARAAGLSLPGLYYHFASKHAIIVAIMDLAMDDLWRRSLAAHAEAGDDVVLQLGLHIQCLALFHAHRRELAFLASTELRSLEPEAQARSIAARDRQEYLLIDILRLGATRGAFDVADASQLARALITMCTGISQWFSTAGPLSPGSIANDYVRYAQRLVGLV, from the coding sequence ATGGAGGTCGACACGGAGCCGATGGGCGAGATGGATTGGCGTAACTTTGAGCAGGACTCGTTGCCGCCGCTGCTGCGCTGCGCAGTAAAGACGTTTGTGGCACATGGTTACCACGGCACAAGCACCCGCACCCTTGCACGAGCCGCAGGGTTGTCATTGCCGGGGCTCTACTACCACTTCGCTTCAAAGCACGCGATCATCGTGGCCATCATGGACCTCGCCATGGATGATCTTTGGCGGCGGAGCCTGGCTGCGCATGCCGAGGCCGGCGACGACGTCGTGCTCCAATTGGGGCTGCACATCCAGTGCCTGGCCCTATTTCACGCTCACAGGAGGGAACTGGCGTTCCTCGCCTCGACCGAGCTGCGCAGCCTGGAGCCGGAGGCGCAGGCGCGAAGCATCGCCGCGCGAGACCGACAGGAGTACCTGCTCATCGACATTCTGCGGCTCGGGGCCACACGGGGCGCCTTCGATGTGGCCGACGCTTCCCAGCTTGCGCGTGCACTGATCACCATGTGCACCGGCATCTCGCAGTGGTTCAGCACGGCAGGTCCACTCTCCCCGGGTTCCATTGCCAACGACTACGTCCGGTACGCGCAACGACTTGTCGGGCTCGTTTAG
- a CDS encoding SDR family oxidoreductase: protein MNHDNEVNARRLTGKTALVTGASRGIGLAIAQRLVAEGARVAITARKADPLAAAAASFPAGSVIFVAGKSDDPVHRAEVLSTIADEFGGLDILVNNAGINPVYGPLMGLDLDGARKMIEVNVLGTLAWIQGAYRHERLDFAARKGSVINIASVTGYTPAEGIGMYGITKAAIIHLTRTLAVELGPDIRINAVAPAVVKTQFARALYEGKEKDVEAAYPLGRLGTPEDIAGAVAYFASHDSSWVTGQTLTLDGGLLAAGGTA, encoded by the coding sequence ATGAATCATGACAATGAAGTCAATGCTCGCCGCCTGACAGGCAAGACCGCCCTGGTTACCGGCGCCAGCCGCGGAATCGGGCTCGCCATCGCCCAGCGGCTGGTCGCCGAGGGTGCCCGGGTCGCCATTACGGCCCGCAAGGCCGATCCTCTCGCCGCGGCCGCTGCGTCCTTTCCCGCCGGAAGCGTGATCTTCGTGGCTGGCAAAAGTGATGACCCAGTTCATCGTGCCGAGGTTCTGAGCACCATAGCCGACGAATTCGGTGGGCTTGACATCCTCGTCAACAACGCGGGGATCAACCCGGTGTACGGGCCCTTGATGGGTTTGGATCTGGATGGCGCCCGCAAAATGATCGAGGTGAATGTGCTCGGCACACTGGCTTGGATTCAAGGCGCGTACCGCCATGAACGCCTAGACTTCGCAGCGCGCAAAGGCTCGGTAATTAACATTGCTTCAGTGACCGGCTACACGCCCGCCGAAGGAATTGGAATGTACGGCATTACGAAGGCCGCCATCATCCACCTCACACGCACACTCGCCGTCGAGCTTGGTCCCGACATTCGCATCAATGCTGTTGCTCCGGCCGTCGTGAAGACCCAGTTTGCCCGCGCACTGTATGAAGGAAAGGAAAAGGATGTGGAAGCTGCTTACCCGCTCGGCCGCCTTGGCACCCCTGAGGACATCGCCGGTGCCGTCGCCTATTTCGCGTCACATGACTCCTCCTGGGTGACGGGCCAGACGTTGACCCTCGACGGCGGACTGCTCGCGGCCGGGGGCACAGCGTGA
- a CDS encoding acyl-CoA dehydrogenase family protein produces MSELPAEFEDLRLRTRAFIRTVVVPAEPAPGVRLGEELRATLMAAAKEAGVFAPHVPREYGGQGVPIEHWSAIFQEAGYSPIGASVLNCMAPDEGNMHMLNLIATEEQKRRYLAPLAAGEIRSCFAMTEPHPGAGSDPAALLTEAVRVKGGWLINGHKRFISGAELAGFVIVMAQNAASDGVPAGATMLLVDMDHPGVRIGAQIQAIDRAIAGGHPHVHFEDCFVTDDAVLGAPGEGFRYAQIRLGPARLTHCMRWLGLARRSLDIVLDRTNEREIFGHRMAELGIAQDMLALSVIDIETSDAIITKTAALLETDPKAGSALSSIAKVHCSEAIFRVIDRAIQLCGGDGVTDNLPLAAFMNEVRPFRIYDGSNETHKWAISRRASSRRRKEVAAGAARMDIFDADTACVKSAGGAHR; encoded by the coding sequence GTGAGCGAGCTGCCTGCAGAGTTTGAGGACCTGCGCCTGCGTACCCGCGCATTCATCCGCACCGTCGTGGTCCCCGCCGAGCCCGCCCCCGGCGTCCGCCTCGGCGAAGAACTGCGCGCCACACTGATGGCCGCCGCCAAGGAGGCTGGCGTCTTCGCACCACATGTTCCGCGTGAATACGGTGGTCAGGGCGTGCCGATCGAGCACTGGTCGGCCATCTTCCAGGAAGCTGGCTACTCGCCGATCGGTGCGAGCGTACTGAACTGTATGGCGCCCGATGAGGGCAATATGCACATGCTCAATCTCATCGCCACTGAGGAGCAGAAGCGGCGTTACCTGGCGCCCCTCGCGGCAGGGGAGATACGTTCGTGTTTCGCCATGACCGAGCCACACCCCGGGGCCGGATCCGACCCGGCCGCCTTGCTGACCGAGGCGGTGCGTGTCAAGGGTGGTTGGTTGATAAACGGCCACAAGCGCTTCATCAGTGGTGCGGAGCTGGCCGGCTTCGTCATCGTCATGGCGCAGAACGCTGCCAGCGACGGTGTGCCGGCTGGGGCGACCATGCTGCTGGTGGACATGGATCATCCCGGTGTCAGGATTGGCGCGCAAATCCAAGCCATTGACCGAGCCATCGCAGGAGGGCACCCGCATGTGCACTTCGAGGACTGCTTTGTCACCGATGACGCCGTACTGGGTGCCCCGGGCGAGGGTTTCCGCTACGCCCAGATACGGTTGGGGCCAGCGCGCCTCACACACTGCATGCGTTGGCTGGGACTGGCTCGCCGTTCGCTGGACATTGTGCTCGACCGCACAAACGAACGTGAGATCTTCGGGCATCGGATGGCGGAGCTTGGCATCGCACAGGACATGCTCGCCCTTTCGGTGATTGACATCGAGACATCCGATGCGATCATCACCAAGACCGCGGCACTGCTGGAGACCGATCCGAAGGCCGGATCTGCCTTGTCCTCGATTGCCAAGGTGCACTGTTCCGAGGCGATCTTTCGGGTCATTGACCGTGCGATTCAGCTTTGTGGCGGTGATGGCGTCACCGACAACCTGCCGCTGGCAGCGTTTATGAACGAGGTGCGTCCGTTCCGTATCTACGACGGCTCGAACGAGACGCACAAATGGGCGATCTCCCGCCGGGCATCCTCGCGGCGACGCAAGGAAGTCGCTGCCGGAGCAGCGCGCATGGACATTTTCGACGCGGACACGGCCTGTGTGAAAAGTGCTGGCGGGGCTCACCGATGA
- a CDS encoding phosphotransferase family protein — protein sequence MARPPLLVLEALTEFLDAEDLGSGAICWLRIGEGHSNLTYLLRRGARSLVLRRGPRPPLPKSTHDMVRESRIQRMVKDAGIAVPNIVAVCADPSVLGVPFYVMDYLDGVVITSEEPPDFATVERRRATAFAAVDMLVALHSVDVTRGGLENVGRPDGYLERQVSLFSTLWDTSTQRSVPEIKSVAAWLASNTPTSQRASVVHGDFRMGNLMFEQSAPPRVLAILDWEMATVGDPLADLGYFLATYAEKGEASTPLELTQVTRYEGYPTRDELAVRYGAATGLDLSELRWYQAFALWKAAVFCEAIYTRWLNGERPGDTFAPTLADGVPALAGASARLIGAGLRGTRTDPEAGEHGCS from the coding sequence ATGGCGCGTCCGCCCTTGCTGGTCCTGGAAGCGCTCACGGAGTTCCTGGATGCCGAAGACCTGGGTTCCGGGGCGATCTGCTGGCTACGGATTGGCGAGGGCCATTCGAACCTGACGTACTTGCTGCGAAGGGGTGCGCGCTCTCTGGTGCTGCGTCGGGGTCCCCGGCCCCCGCTGCCGAAGTCCACGCACGACATGGTACGCGAGTCGCGCATTCAGCGGATGGTGAAGGACGCCGGAATCGCGGTGCCGAACATCGTCGCCGTGTGCGCGGACCCTTCGGTGCTGGGTGTGCCGTTCTACGTGATGGACTATCTCGACGGTGTTGTCATCACCAGCGAAGAACCGCCGGATTTCGCCACCGTCGAACGGAGGCGTGCCACCGCGTTCGCCGCCGTCGACATGCTGGTTGCGCTGCACAGCGTCGATGTCACGCGGGGCGGGTTGGAAAACGTTGGGCGCCCCGACGGCTACTTGGAGCGCCAAGTGAGCCTGTTCTCCACTTTGTGGGACACCTCCACCCAGCGTTCGGTGCCGGAGATCAAGTCCGTCGCGGCCTGGCTTGCGTCGAACACGCCAACGAGCCAGCGCGCCTCCGTAGTGCACGGCGACTTCCGCATGGGTAATCTCATGTTTGAGCAGTCGGCCCCACCCCGGGTGCTCGCGATCTTGGACTGGGAGATGGCGACCGTTGGCGATCCGCTTGCGGACCTCGGCTACTTCCTGGCGACGTACGCAGAAAAGGGGGAGGCCTCCACGCCACTTGAACTCACCCAGGTCACCCGCTATGAGGGCTACCCCACGCGGGACGAGCTCGCTGTGCGTTACGGTGCCGCGACGGGTCTGGACCTTTCAGAACTGCGCTGGTATCAGGCCTTCGCACTGTGGAAGGCGGCTGTTTTTTGTGAGGCCATCTACACGCGCTGGCTCAACGGCGAGCGTCCTGGCGACACATTTGCGCCAACACTCGCCGACGGCGTGCCAGCACTTGCCGGGGCATCTGCCAGACTCATCGGAGCTGGGCTGAGAGGAACCCGGACGGATCCAGAGGCGGGTGAGCACGGGTGCAGCTAG
- a CDS encoding acetyl-CoA acetyltransferase: MNSTKGVYLLGGSQTDFKRNLAAEGIGDAVFSLIREAAVGAIDDARIDAVDVQRGHVGNHSSEIFTGQSHLGAMLPAVMDQWRELPSSRHEAACASGSMAALGAMADIEAGLYDVVLVLGVEQMRNVPGTVAAKNLGCASWRAREDLGELAWPAAFDRIAEEISRRYGGMTTEHLSRLVQNSRANARRNPLAQTRDWVETAASFVDDDQVNPLVQGSLRKSDCGRISDGSSAVVLASREYAQRWRMKHGHVQMPPRLKGWGHKTSSMALGEKLHASLGSEYLFPHLRAAILDSYSRAGIAGPDALDAIELHDCFSISSYMAIDHLGITEPGKAWQAIEDGRMEMSGSIPINPSGGLLSGGHPVGATGVRMLNDARRQVIGAAGEIQVEGAKNVATLNFGGSVSTVASFVVGCD; encoded by the coding sequence ATGAACAGCACCAAAGGCGTCTATCTGCTGGGCGGATCCCAGACGGACTTCAAGCGCAACCTCGCCGCGGAGGGCATCGGCGATGCGGTGTTCTCGCTGATTCGCGAGGCCGCGGTCGGCGCCATCGACGATGCCAGGATCGACGCCGTCGATGTTCAACGCGGGCACGTGGGCAACCACTCCAGCGAGATCTTCACCGGCCAGTCACACCTAGGCGCCATGCTCCCGGCAGTGATGGACCAGTGGCGTGAGCTGCCGTCCTCGCGTCACGAGGCAGCCTGCGCATCGGGAAGCATGGCAGCCTTGGGTGCAATGGCCGACATCGAAGCCGGGCTGTACGACGTCGTTCTTGTGCTCGGCGTGGAGCAGATGCGCAACGTGCCAGGAACAGTCGCGGCAAAAAACCTCGGCTGTGCGAGCTGGCGCGCCAGGGAAGATCTCGGGGAACTGGCCTGGCCGGCCGCCTTCGATCGAATCGCCGAAGAAATCTCCCGCCGTTACGGCGGAATGACCACCGAACACCTGTCCAGGCTGGTGCAGAACAGCCGCGCGAACGCTCGGAGGAACCCGCTGGCGCAGACCCGGGACTGGGTCGAGACGGCGGCATCATTTGTAGACGACGACCAGGTGAATCCCCTTGTTCAAGGCTCGCTGCGCAAAAGCGACTGCGGCCGCATCAGCGATGGTTCCAGTGCCGTGGTACTGGCCAGCCGCGAGTACGCCCAGCGCTGGCGCATGAAGCACGGCCACGTGCAGATGCCGCCGCGGCTCAAAGGCTGGGGGCATAAAACCTCCTCAATGGCGCTCGGCGAGAAGCTGCACGCATCTCTTGGCAGCGAGTATTTGTTCCCGCACCTGCGGGCTGCGATCCTGGACAGCTACTCACGTGCCGGAATCGCGGGCCCCGACGCCCTGGATGCCATCGAACTTCACGACTGCTTCTCGATCAGCTCCTACATGGCAATCGATCACCTGGGCATCACCGAGCCGGGCAAAGCCTGGCAGGCGATCGAGGATGGCCGGATGGAGATGTCGGGATCTATTCCGATCAACCCCTCTGGCGGGCTGCTCTCCGGCGGGCATCCGGTGGGGGCAACGGGAGTGAGGATGCTCAACGACGCGCGCCGCCAAGTGATCGGCGCGGCCGGTGAGATCCAGGTTGAGGGGGCCAAGAACGTCGCCACCTTGAACTTTGGCGGCAGTGTGTCCACCGTGGCAAGCTTTGTGGTCGGGTGCGACTAG
- a CDS encoding thiolase family protein — protein sequence MKGALILDAVRTPRARVRRGGGTLAELSPAQLLSVLLRELTVRGLPEHRVDDVIVGVSTAVGEQGGNVGRVAAMLAGWSDAVPTGMVSRLCCSGLDAISAGAAQILSGGAELIVVAGVESMSRVPMLADQPSFAIDPGVGEETGFVSIGVSADATAVRAGISRAELDAYGLRSQQRSSAAPVWDSIVPVATPSGVVLTSDEGARADTTLESMAALAPLFADDPLWERVERRLELTGGADRGRHTVGTAPQFADAAAALVLASTGWAKEHEQQPRGQVLGWAQAAVRSPGLEATVPASLKALARAGLSARDLSIIEVNESFAVTPLLLTRELGVSAEIVNPNGGAIAVGHPLGASGGILVANALDQLRRQGGGYGLVTIPAALGLATAIVIEAFA from the coding sequence GTGAAAGGTGCCCTGATCCTCGACGCCGTACGCACCCCGCGAGCACGGGTTAGACGCGGGGGCGGCACACTTGCCGAGCTTTCCCCGGCACAGCTTCTGTCTGTGCTTCTGCGCGAACTCACAGTGCGCGGGCTGCCCGAGCATCGAGTTGACGATGTGATCGTCGGGGTGAGTACGGCTGTCGGGGAACAGGGCGGAAACGTCGGCCGGGTGGCGGCAATGCTAGCTGGCTGGTCGGACGCCGTACCGACCGGCATGGTTTCGCGTCTGTGCTGCTCGGGCCTGGACGCCATCAGCGCCGGCGCCGCACAGATTCTCTCCGGCGGTGCCGAGCTGATCGTCGTCGCTGGAGTCGAATCAATGTCACGCGTACCCATGCTGGCGGACCAGCCATCCTTCGCGATTGACCCGGGCGTGGGTGAGGAAACCGGCTTCGTCTCGATCGGCGTTTCAGCCGATGCCACCGCAGTCCGAGCCGGGATCTCCCGCGCCGAGCTGGACGCCTACGGGTTGCGCTCGCAGCAACGATCGAGTGCGGCACCGGTGTGGGATTCCATCGTCCCGGTCGCCACGCCATCCGGCGTCGTCTTGACCAGCGATGAGGGTGCACGAGCCGACACCACCCTGGAATCGATGGCGGCACTTGCCCCGCTGTTTGCCGACGATCCGCTCTGGGAGCGGGTCGAACGCCGCCTCGAGTTGACCGGCGGCGCAGACCGCGGAAGGCACACTGTGGGCACCGCCCCGCAGTTTGCGGACGCCGCTGCCGCCCTCGTGCTCGCCTCCACGGGGTGGGCGAAGGAGCACGAGCAACAACCGCGTGGCCAAGTGCTGGGCTGGGCCCAGGCGGCCGTGCGCTCACCGGGCTTGGAAGCCACCGTGCCCGCCAGCCTGAAAGCGCTTGCCCGGGCGGGGCTTTCAGCACGTGATTTGTCGATCATTGAGGTCAACGAATCCTTCGCGGTCACACCCCTGCTGCTGACTCGCGAGCTAGGCGTGTCAGCGGAGATCGTCAACCCGAACGGCGGCGCCATTGCCGTCGGCCACCCACTAGGCGCCAGCGGTGGCATCCTCGTCGCCAACGCCCTGGACCAGCTCCGCAGGCAGGGCGGCGGATATGGACTCGTCACCATTCCCGCAGCCCTCGGACTTGCCACAGCCATCGTCATCGAAGCTTTCGCCTAA